Proteins encoded in a region of the Triticum dicoccoides isolate Atlit2015 ecotype Zavitan chromosome 3A, WEW_v2.0, whole genome shotgun sequence genome:
- the LOC119269501 gene encoding zinc finger protein CONSTANS-LIKE 2-like, whose translation MFRHSSSAPSYGDAYMQAALAAVPTQIPRSAAGGYYDSGNVVNGAFHPFAATAASSPPSSYSSSYYNNIHRSISAHSLPLPLHIQLGDNLGGGGAFFSSSSPSPHQQLSLPPMSSSPSSSCGDLYDFSSSACTVRRVFSTGDLQGMNGSSPVPSGDGCGQDAGGGPFSQKVGRYSAEERKERVQRYRLKRHQRNFTKKITYACRKSLADSRPRVKGRFARNGEAEAETDDREASDNSYDYCGYSDPSNQSTGNSRYHGQQHVKDDSVCNGAAAAAFAGAGDNGDWWWRAPGAEGQRQAGFDVDEELWATLGDMLSVNLAS comes from the exons ATGTTCCGTCATTCCTCGTCGGCGCCTTCGTACGGCGACGCCTACATGCAGGCGGCCCTGGCCGCCGTCCCCACCCAGATCCCTCGCTCTGCCGCCGGGGGATACTATGACAGCGGCAATGTTGTCAATGGCGCGTTCCATCccttcgccgccaccgccgcctcgtctccgccgTCGTCCTACTCCTCGTCGTACTACAACAACATCCATAGGAGCATCAGCGCGCACTCGCTCCCGCTCCCGCTCCACATCCAGCTCGGCgacaacctcggcggcggcggcgcattcTTCTCGTCCTCGTCCCCGTCCCCTCACCAGCAGCTGTCTTTGCCTCCCATGtcctcctccccgtcctcctcctgcGGCGATCTGTACGATTTCAGCAGCTCCGCATGCACAGTCCGCCGCGTCTTCAGCACCGGCGATCTCCAG GGGATGAACGGGTCATCGCCGGTGCCGTCGGGCGACGGCTGCGGCCAAGACGCCGGAGGAGGGCCGTTCTCGCAGAAGGTCGGGCGATACAGCGCAGAAGAGAGGAAGGAGCGGGTGCAGCGATATCGCCTGAAACGGCACCAGCGAAACTTCACCAAAAAAATCACC TACGCGTGCAGGAAGTCGCTGGCCGACAGCCGGCCGAGGGTGAAGGGCCGGTTCGCGAGGAAcggcgaggcggaggcggagaCCGACGACCGGGAGGCGTCCGACAACAGCTACGACTACTGCGGTTACAGCGATCCCAGCAACCAGAGCACGGGGAACAGCCGCTACCACGGCCAGCAGCATGTCAAGGACGACAGCGTCTGCAACGGCGCCGCCGCAGCAGCGTTCGCCGGAGCCGGTGACAATGGCGACTGGTGGTGGCGGGCGCCGGGGGCAGAGGGGCAGCGGCAGGCCGGCTTCGACGTCGACGAGGAGCTCTGGGCCACCCTGGGCGACATGCTGTCCGTGAACCTGGCCTCGTAG